In the Desulfuromonas sp. DDH964 genome, TGCAGGTCTTCGTAAACATGAATCATCTGCTCCAGCCCTCGGGTATTGATCGCCTCAAAGAAGGCGCTTTTCCGGATACCGCCGGGCGGTGCAATATGAGTCGCGGCAAAATCTTCCTGCGTCAGAACCTGAAGCAGATGACGCCCCGAAGAATGCTCTTCGAGGTGATAGTAGGTCAGGATTTTCAACTGATCTTCAAACGTCATCTGCAGTGGCCTGTTGCCTCGGGCCTCAAGAACCGGGGCATGTTCGAGAGCGCCCTTGAACGGGGTAAAAAGTCGGACAATGGAGCGCCTGCTAAGCCGGGTACGGTGGCAGCGAACAAGTAATGACATTTTCGTAAATCCTCATATAAAATAGGTATTTACGAAAATCACCGCGCCGACTTCACGACGATTTGTCAAGCAAAAAATACGCTAACTTGTGAAAATATTTACAATTATCTGCAACTTTGGGTGAATGCAATTTGCTAACCGGACACTACTGATCTGTAATGAGGTAAACAAGCTAAATAGTTTTTTGACCTGTAGATTTTCCCTTCTGGTGGTAGTTCCTAAAACATCACCTCAGTCTTCTTCGAACTCTGAGTTTCTGCTATTTTCTACAAAATTCTCTACATTCCTGGACATCAATCCTATGAACTTCTCGATTTTCCTGGGTGCCGCTTTCGTCGTCGGCGCCGTCATCGGCTCCTTTCTAAATGTCTGCATCTACCGCATCCCGGCTGGCGAATCGATCGTTCGGCCCCGGTCCCGCTGCGGTTCCTGTGGCAATTCCATCAAATGGTATCAAAATCTCCCCATTCTCAGCTATTTGGTCCTCCGCGGGCACTGTGCAATGTGCAACGCAAAAATTTCCTGGCGTTACCCCTTGGTGGAGTGGCTGACTGGAGGGCTTTTCTCCTGTCTTGTCTTTCGTTTCGGCCCCCAGCCCTTCGTCGTCGCTTTGATGATCCTCGTGGCCATTCTGGTCACGATTACCTTTATCGACATCGATCATCAGATTATTCCCGACGTCATCAGCC is a window encoding:
- a CDS encoding prepilin peptidase codes for the protein MNFSIFLGAAFVVGAVIGSFLNVCIYRIPAGESIVRPRSRCGSCGNSIKWYQNLPILSYLVLRGHCAMCNAKISWRYPLVEWLTGGLFSCLVFRFGPQPFVVALMILVAILVTITFIDIDHQIIPDVISLPGILVGFFASFFLPWVTWGDSLLGILAGGGSLYLVAAGYALLTGKEGMGGGDIKLLALIGAFLGWKAILPIIFFSSVLGTLVGVPLMWIKRSDGQLAIPFGPFLAAGSLTYLFWGPMIVRWYLALF